In Neokomagataea tanensis, one genomic interval encodes:
- a CDS encoding phosphotransferase enzyme family protein, with protein sequence MKNEFISPSSDHFVHGLGNSLQKPDWPVLCEGELSTLLDQHYEVGPLRAIEWRSPRPFSSAARISTAQGGFFIKRHGRALRSVADLQAEHHFMSYLAKSGMNVAQVVPTKSGATAFANDGWTYELHCAAPGEDLYQDRTSWTPFLSGEQAFEAGKVLAELHRAAVHYDAPARSARMLIMNMRLFGTRNPLTALKAEISKHVGLNAFFSHKNWQEDILERVVEPFHAAAYAALQTAPPLWGHGDWHGSNLLWSGCGPAASVSTVLDFGLADKSTALLDVATALERSMVPWLQMEHGEEPVANVEQTTCFLRGYAFVSGWGSNELSALADILPIAHTNFAFSEIDYFYSLLKNEENADLAYSGYLLGHSDWFGRAEGKRWLRHIKTLNL encoded by the coding sequence GTGAAAAACGAGTTTATTTCTCCGTCGTCAGACCATTTTGTGCACGGCTTGGGCAATTCTTTGCAAAAGCCTGACTGGCCGGTTTTGTGTGAGGGTGAGCTCTCAACACTATTGGATCAGCATTATGAGGTTGGCCCTTTGCGGGCTATAGAATGGCGTAGTCCGCGGCCTTTTTCGTCTGCGGCGCGGATATCGACGGCGCAGGGTGGTTTTTTTATTAAGCGGCATGGGAGGGCGCTGCGAAGCGTGGCAGACCTCCAAGCTGAGCACCACTTCATGTCTTATCTGGCGAAAAGCGGTATGAATGTGGCGCAGGTCGTTCCTACGAAATCTGGAGCGACAGCGTTTGCGAATGACGGCTGGACGTATGAGTTGCACTGCGCGGCGCCTGGTGAAGACCTGTATCAAGATCGTACATCCTGGACGCCTTTCTTAAGCGGGGAACAGGCGTTCGAAGCCGGAAAAGTGCTTGCTGAACTGCATCGGGCTGCGGTTCATTATGATGCTCCTGCGCGTTCAGCCCGCATGTTGATTATGAACATGCGTTTATTTGGTACGCGCAACCCATTAACTGCTTTGAAGGCAGAGATTTCGAAGCATGTTGGGCTGAATGCTTTTTTTTCACATAAAAATTGGCAGGAAGACATTTTAGAGCGTGTTGTAGAACCGTTTCATGCTGCTGCATATGCGGCGTTGCAAACGGCTCCGCCGCTTTGGGGGCATGGGGACTGGCATGGCTCTAATTTACTCTGGAGCGGTTGTGGGCCTGCTGCTTCTGTTTCAACGGTATTGGATTTTGGCTTGGCGGACAAAAGTACTGCTTTGCTTGATGTTGCGACTGCCTTGGAACGCAGCATGGTGCCGTGGCTGCAGATGGAGCATGGCGAAGAGCCTGTCGCAAATGTGGAACAGACGACCTGCTTTCTTAGAGGCTATGCCTTTGTTTCTGGGTGGGGCTCGAATGAGCTTTCAGCATTGGCCGATATATTGCCTATCGCACATACTAATTTTGCTTTTAGTGAGATCGATTATTTTTATAGTTTGTTGAAAAATGAGGAGAATGCCGACTTGGCTTATAGTGGCTACCTTTTGGGGCATTCTGATTGGTTTGGTAGAGCTGAGGGTAAGCGGTGGTTGCGTCATATTAAAACACTGAATCTTTAG
- the pnuC gene encoding nicotinamide riboside transporter PnuC, with protein sequence MSWLEIIGVITNVLGVWLTVRRNMLCWPIGIVGVSVYCYQFLLWKLYSDTALQAFYAVTLLYGWWVWCKDQHSGEQSGLVVTRASYRRFGLEIIFTLASTACVGWVLATFTDDPLPWGDAGLTCFSLLASLWASRRHWESWVLWIVVDTLYAALFFVRHDQLTAWLYVMFTVLAAYGAWQWKTEFQKNIPAVEG encoded by the coding sequence ATGTCTTGGCTGGAAATTATAGGCGTCATTACGAATGTACTGGGTGTCTGGCTGACTGTCAGGCGCAACATGCTGTGTTGGCCTATCGGAATCGTTGGGGTTTCTGTCTATTGCTATCAGTTTTTGTTATGGAAGCTTTATAGCGATACGGCTTTGCAGGCATTCTATGCGGTTACACTGCTCTACGGGTGGTGGGTTTGGTGTAAAGATCAGCACAGCGGGGAACAGTCGGGACTCGTTGTTACGCGTGCCAGCTACCGTCGGTTTGGCCTTGAGATCATCTTCACTTTGGCCAGTACAGCGTGTGTGGGGTGGGTTTTAGCGACATTTACGGATGACCCCCTGCCGTGGGGTGATGCTGGCCTGACATGCTTCAGCCTTTTGGCATCTTTATGGGCATCCCGCCGGCACTGGGAGAGCTGGGTGCTTTGGATTGTGGTGGATACCCTTTATGCCGCGCTATTTTTTGTACGGCACGACCAGCTGACGGCCTGGCTGTACGTTATGTTTACGGTCTTAGCGGCGTATGGTGCTTGGCAGTGGAAAACAGAATTCCAAAAAAATATCCCTGCTGTTGAGGGATGA